A portion of the Bactrocera neohumeralis isolate Rockhampton chromosome 2, APGP_CSIRO_Bneo_wtdbg2-racon-allhic-juicebox.fasta_v2, whole genome shotgun sequence genome contains these proteins:
- the LOC126751773 gene encoding CDP-diacylglycerol--glycerol-3-phosphate 3-phosphatidyltransferase, mitochondrial → MWHLRRFFTQFAEEISAPTDLISCLQQTPQKIHNSFGGYRNLDSLTWLHNAAPCFPLRGEQIQIIHEPHHFYETLVQRSAAARERIVLASLYLGTGQLENAFVQTLRSSLQQQSSLHVNVLLDFTRGTRGEVNSKTMLLPLLRDFGDQMRLSLYHTPDLRGMTKRLAPPRWNELLGLQHMKVYLFDDAVLISGANLSNDYFTNRQDRYILIEDKPLADFYAQFIARVQEFSLAVNKNAQEELHKDGKILPYEGVKEEFIMHAKQRISDFMKDTYIQQQKIVEEQKGADTWIFPLVEMGQIGIHHDSLVTKQLLSSPIEGSRLKLATGYFNLTQEYMDTLASNCLAQCSILMAHPNANGFQGASGPAGGIPAAYTLIAKKFYENLVQLKQNHRVNFFEYEKDGWTYHAKGLWYYLPDTSFPNATLIGSSNFGERSVNRDLETQVCLVTTNDGLAERLQGEADRLFSSSSTAENEITSRPVPHWVQAVVKVFRNFF, encoded by the exons atgtgGCACTTACGACGTTTTTTCACGCAATTCGCTGAAGAAATCAGCGCACCTACCGATTTAATTAGCTGCTTGCAGCAAACGCCTCAGAAAATACATAACAGTTTTGGCGGTTATCGTAATCTCGATAGTTTAACATGGCTACACAATGCAGCCCCATGTTTTCCGCTTCGCGGTgaacaaattcaaataattcatGAGCCGCATCACTTCTATGAAACGCTAGTGCAACGTAGCGCGGCAGCTCGAGAGCGTATTGTACTAGCCAGTTTATATCTGGGTACAGGTCAATTGGAAAACGCTTTCGTACAAACATTACGTAGCAGCTTACAACAACAATCCTCACTGCATGTCAATGTACTATTGGACTTTACGCGCGGTACACGAGGGGAAGTCAACTCCAAAACGATGCTGTTGCCGCTTTTACGAGATTTTGGCGACCAGATgagattatcactttatcatacACCAGACTTACGTGGTATGACAAAAAGATTAGCTCCACCACGTTGGAATGAGCTACTCGGGCTGCAACACATGAAAGTTTATCTCTTCGATGACGCTGTTCTTATATCGGGAGCGAATTTGTCAAATGATTATTTCACGAATCGTCAAGATCGTTATATACTCATTGAAGATAAACCACTTGCAGATTTTTATGCACAGTTTATTGCTAGAGTGCAAGAATTTAGTTTGGCTGTCAATAAAAATGCACAGGAAGAATTGCATAAAGATGGAAAAATTCTACCATATGAAGGTGTAAAAGAAGAATTCATTATGCATGCAAAACAGCGTATATCTGATTTTATGAAGGATACCTACATTCAACAGCAGAAAATAGTGGAGGAACAGAAAG gtgCTGATACATGGATATTCCCGCTGGTTGAAATGGGTCAAATAGGTATTCACCACGACAGCCTTGTGACTAAGCAACTCCTATCATCGCCAATTGAAGGTTCCCGCCTGAAACTTGCCACcggttattttaatttaactcagGAATACATGGATACCTTGGCTAGTAATTGTTTGGCTCAGTGCAGTATTCTAATGGCCCATCCTAAT GCAAACGGGTTTCAAGGTGCTAGTGGTCCCGCTGGTGGCATACCGGCGGCATATACATTAATAGCAAAGAAGTTTTATGAAAACCTTGTGCAGCTGAAGCAAAATCATCGTGTGAACTTCTTTGAGTATGAAAAAGATGGTTGGACCTATCACGCCAAAGGATTATg gtatTATCTGCCAGACACTTCATTTCCTAATGCTACACTGATTGGCTCTTCAAACTTTGGCGAACGTTCTGTGAATCGAGATCTTGAAACACAGGTGTGCCTCGTTACCACAAACGATGGATTGGCAGAACGTTTACAAGGCGAAGCAGACCGACTGTTTAGTTCTTCAAGTACTGCAGAGAATGAAATTACCTCAAGACCTGTACCTCATTGGGTACAAGCCGTAGTTAAAGTATTTAGAAATTTCTTTTAA
- the LOC126751771 gene encoding uncharacterized protein LOC126751771, giving the protein MSRLIFNENALEELEYRRCTWWSSFLENLAERDDGEVYDVNSLDKEFDDDSSNDDADEAEEVEDLEDIEYHNLMNQSSEQEKTTFIMESEEIQDILNSTRPILKEHELKLKKTGLEKVMNTFDSVRIEKEVGGWMRRQHSLHISKTKIQSTSDTDSSLSCEDDRYVRSVQKCHHMRKPKYKQCFKKCKNYQTSYCTHGIFVEPKPHKLHNCNCCKYQLNSIKTSKYWKMSSTEEPEIIDKQHGKLTVFSENKSKKHHCTQQDSSSSDSDCDFQGGFLKRDMSPVRESQNRFLTMATVEEPLLQKEKRNRLTSMIENVYETPTKSKAVKSNIPNTAPSRITTKRTAAEKALSLLNTNKIRNAKSIKSKSVDKTQKNENSSSEYNTTFENDIKKAKALSLKTLKQNNDKYNSSKSQPCTSSESTNNNLFKLVGSSRNKKVKESASTVKTIKKAERKNKTQSKSIKKQSCLKKFDGKRDEAKENTFLAHSENICNSTALNTAAARKQLPSRVPVVEENFECSPTATSCIENKQHTLRKKTTSHLSPIEESSTSSSEATPKMTTQFKNAFSSTAIPGAATAKELIVLSPPAEEHATPTKATSKIGVRHAVTEPRRKQRRFMKNNKTMDYRSNISNTTLESAVKANRIMLYTPQRKARSMDGDFQVTKELMSSIVGEKHARRFFKYHIGRLTFPKTSTIYYCPPETELSSSESDEDPLQKAGRCGELHESEQQDDSNVV; this is encoded by the exons ATGAgtcgtttaatttttaatgaaaatgctctGGAAGAATTGGAGTATCGACGCTGCACTTGGTGGAGTAGTTTTTTAGAA aaTTTAGCTGAACGGGACGATGGAGAAGTTTACGATGTGAATTCACTTGATAAAGAGTTTGACGACGATTCCTCCAATGATGACGCAGAtgaagcagaggaagtggaAGATCTTGAGGATATCGAATATCACAATCTAATGAATCAGTCATCAGAGCAAGAAAAGACGACTTTTATAATGGAATCGGAGGAAAttcaagatattttaaattcaacCCGTCCCATATTAAAAGAGCATgagttaaaattaaagaaaacaggTCTGGAAAAAGTTATGAACACATTTGATTCTGTACGTATTGAAAAAGAAGTTGGTGGATGGATGCGCCGACAGCATAGTTTACATATTTCTAAAACTAAGATACAATCAACTTCTGATACTGATTCATCATTGTCTTGTGAAGACGATCGCTATGTACGATCTGTACAGAAGTGCCATCACATGCGAAAACCTAAATATAAGCagtgttttaaaaaatgtaaaaattatcaAACATCTTACTGCACACATGGAATTTTTGTTGAACCAAAACCGCACAAGCTACATAATTGCAATTGTTGCAAATatcaattaaattcaattaaaacttcaaaatattggaaaatgtcAAGTACCGAAGAACCAGAAATTATTGACAAACAACACGGAAAGTTAACcgttttttctgaaaataaaagtaaaaagcatCATTGTACACAGCAGGACAGTTCTAGTTCGGATTCCGATTGTGATTTCCAAGGGGGATTTTTGAAGCGGGATATGTCACCAGTGAGAGAATCCCAAAACAGATTTCTCACCATGGCTACGGTGGAAGAACCTTTACTACAAAAAGAGAAAAG AAATAGATTGACGTCCATGATAGAAAATGTGTACGAAACACCAACAAAATCCAAGGCCGTAAAAAGTAATATTCCCAATACAGCACCATCTAGGATCACTACAAAACGCACGGCTGCCGAGAAGGCGTTATCACtactaaatacaaataaaataagaaatgcgaaatcaatcaaatcaaaaagtgtcgataaaacacaaaaaaatgaaaatagttCCTCAGAATATAACACAACATTTGAAAACGATATTAAAAAAGCTAAAGCACTATCTTTAAAAACTCTCAAACAAAACAATGACAAATACAACTCATCCAAATCGCAACCATGTACTTCGTCGGAAAGCACAAATAacaacttatttaagttagttggAAGTTCTcgaaataagaaagtaaaagaatctGCGTCAActgtaaaaacaataaagaaagCGGAGaggaaaaataaaactcaatcCAAATCAATTAAGAAGCAaagttgtttgaaaaaattcgatGGAAAGCGCGATGAAGCGAAAGAGAACACTTTTcttgcgcattcggaaaatatttgcaattcaaCTGCGCTTAATACTGCTGCTGCGCGTAAGCAACTACCAAGCCGTGTACCAGTTGTAGAAGAAAATTTTGAGTGCTCACCTACTGCAACGTCTTGCATAGAAAATAAACAGCATACGTTGCGCAAGAAAACCACTAGCCATCTGTCACCTATTGAAGAGAGTTCAACAAGTTCTTCAGAAGCAACTCCTAAGATGACGACACAATTTAAAAATGCTTTCAGTTCAACAGCAATTCCTGGTGCTGCAACTGCTAAAGAGTTAATCGTATTATCTCCTCCTGCAGAAGAACATGCTACACCTACCAAAGCAACTTCTAAAATAGGGGTGCGTCATGCCGTTACCGAACCACGTCGTAAACAAAGGCGGTTCATGAAGAATAATAAAACAATGGACTATCGTTCCAACATTTCGAATACTACACTTGAAAGCGCCGTAAAAGCAAATCGAATAATGCTATATACTCCGCAACGTAAGGCGCGTTCAATGGATGGCGATTTCCAAGTAACTAAAGAACTTATGAGCAGTATTGTTGGAGAAAAGCATGCACGCAGATTTTTTAAGTACCATATTGGGCGTCTGACATTTCCAAAAACTTCCACCATATATTATTGTCCACCTGAGACCGAGCTCTCGAGTTCAGAAAGCGATGAAGATCCACTGCAAAAGGCTGGGCGTTGCGGTGAACTGCATGAATCTGAACAACAGGACGACAGCAATGTAGTGTAA